In Apium graveolens cultivar Ventura chromosome 10, ASM990537v1, whole genome shotgun sequence, the following are encoded in one genomic region:
- the LOC141692281 gene encoding uncharacterized protein LOC141692281 isoform X1 yields the protein MVPFSVTASTQIRYLLENVNESNFDSVFRELCEFIGYGTEESILVLQTCFDQLNMHVKDYKNMQLEPIFVSIFRSILNRPNFSTLLCQSLRSVPVNEEFLDSLSKALQLATPERIVVGLALSDSENPDVRMCGKNFCINQIAQLCSNHESLESAEQIQNILIFLNQTEGLSEHVDSFMEIPSLVHLKDDSEFILSPLITDELREANFFRNLDMLNDGSENDFDTIFTEMEKELSMSELITEFGYGCTVNVSQCKEMLSLFLPLTEVTVSRIFGTVVRTSAGLDSYQNTYLTFCSAITGSSLSDLPLVDSWNIDVLLESIKQVAPGINWIKVFENLDHEGFYIPNEASFALFMSIYRYACQEQFPLHAVCGSVWKNTEGQLSFLKHAVSVPPEVFSFAHSGRQLAYIDAVNDHKFHLGHANHAWLCLDLVEVLCQLAEKGHAGSVRPMLEYPLKHCPEVLLLGMASINTIYNLLQYEVYSIVFPELLKSSTGASVILHLWHVNPSLLLRGFIDAFNMDTSNMIKVLELCHELKILSLVLEMVPFSFGIRMAALASRKELVDLEKWLSINLITYKDTLFEECLKFVKEVQISTQDMPPTRFDQSGSLWNIYSETISTFLKVLQANTASISSRSLCEEIEKLNVTVMHSNIRVVNPSAADSSTADGYAEDVETEINSYFHQMFSGQLAVDTMIQMLARYKESFEKREQSIFECMIANLFEEYKFFSKYPERQLKIAAVLFGSLIKHQLVTHLTLGIALRAVLDALRKPADSKMFVFGTKALEQFVDRLIEWPQYCNHILQISHLRGTHSELVAFIERALARISSSHSESDVGHVPAVDQHQNSITAAHAEMQGSSFVSVGSSSMSIASSSVQLQQRQQGSLEDRHKASPPLSSYMKPALSSATNASISSADTSSTLKSTANPALSSTTGFVRPTRSTTSARFGSALNIETLVAAAERRETPIQAPASEIQDKISFIINNLSPANAEAKAREFSEFFQEQYYPWFAQYLVMKRASIEPNFHDLYLKFLDKVNSKPLNKEIVQATYENCKVLLGSELIKSSSEERSLLKNLGSWLGKITIGRNQVLRAREIDPKSLIIEAYEKGLMIALIPFTSKILEPCHNSLAYQPPNPWTMGILALLTEIYAMPNLKMNLKFDIEVLFKNLAVDMKDVTPSSLLKDRPRETEGNPDFSNKDVAPQAAIVGDVKSVVPTLNQVELPHDVPSPAHPPAHSHLLSQYTPSVHLSAPTLEDEKVTPFVLSDQLPSNQGLLQVQSPFTISQLPTPASNIEQQVVVNPKLHSLGLQRHFQSVLPAVMDRSIKEIVSSIVQRSVSIATQTTKELVLKDYAMESDETRIRNAAHLMVASLAGSLAHVTCKEPLRASITSHLRSSVQGLTLANDLLEQAVQLVANDNLDLGCAHIEQAATEKAIQTIDGEIAQQLSIRRKQREGVGPAFFDTSLYTQGHMGVLPESLRPKPGRLSHSQQRVYEDFVRLPWQNQSSQASNLSPVGPSTSVSSGVSQAYSSASGQLNSGPYSALGNTGMGAVAHSLDLGPEEMDAGPLKQLSVSTVPSGLAEGVVQQNFESDAIPISFSSASTSELQSAEQTIASKESGVSVQSLPSTSTTERPGSSVSEPLLTTGDALDKYQLVSEKLETLVTIDGAEADVQAIVAEVPGIIVRCISRDEAALAVAQKVFKGLYENESNNAHVGAQLAILAAIRDVSKLVVKELTSWVIYSDEDRKFNIDITVGLIRSDLLNLAEYNVHMAKLLDAGRNKAATDFAVSLIQTLVMNNSKVISELHHLVDALAKLAARPGSPESLQQLVEIARNPSSSATGLSGLVAGKEDNLRHSRDRKQTTGLSAASREEYYLLDSVEPDPVGFRNQVSMLFAEWYQICELPGAKDAASAHFVLQLLQSGLLKGDDMLDKFFRLLMELSVSHCLQSHQQTQPLSFLAIDIYAALVFSILKFFPADQGSSKLSLLSKVLAVTVRTIHKDAEEKKTAFNPRPYFRLFINWLLDLTTLEPVSDGANLQVLIALANAFHALQPLKIPAFSYAWLELVSHRSFMPKLLTGNPQKGWPFFQRLLVDLFQFLEPFLRNAELGEPVHFLYKGSLRVLLVLLHDFPEFLCDYHFSFCDVIPPSCIQMRNIILSAFPRNMRLPDPSTPNLKIDLLAEITQAPRILSEVDAALRAKQIKSDVDEFLKTKQQGSSFLSELKQKLMLPPSDAARAGTRYNVPLLNSLVLYVGMQAIQQLQARTPPHAQASVSLAAFHVGAALDIFQLLITELDTEGRYLFLNAVANQLRYPNNHTHYFSFILLYLFAESNQEVIQEQITRVLLERLIVNRPHPWGLLITFIELIKNPRYNFWSRSFTRCAPEIEKLFESVSRSCGGPKPVEEGVVSGGLPDMH from the exons GAATTTGGACATGCTCAATGATGGCTCTGAGAACGACTTTGATACTATCTTTACTGAAATGGAGAAAGAATTAAGTATGTCTGAGCTGATTACAGAATTTGGTTATGGTTGTACCGTGAATGTCTCACAGTGCAAGGAGATGCTATCTCTATTCCTACCGTTGACTGAAGTTACTGTTTCTAGGATATTCGGAACAGTCGTCCGCACCAGTGCGGGACTTGATAGCTACCAGAATACCTACTTAACATTTTGTTCTGCTATCACCGGCAGTAGCCTGTCGGATCTGCCTCTCGTAGATTCTTGGAACATTGATGTTCTCCTCGAATCAATAAAGCAAGTA GCTCCAGGAATCAACTGGATAAAGGTGTTTGAGAATCTTGATCATGAGGGCTTCTACATTCCCAATGAGGCTTCTTTTGCTCTTTTCATGTCTATTTACAGATATGCATGTCAG GAACAATTCCCGCTCCATGCTGTTTGTGGCTCTGTATGGAAGAATACTGAAGGCCAGCTGTCTTTTCTCAAACATGCTGTCTCAGTACCACCTGAAGTATTTAGCTTTGCACATTCTGGGAGGCAGCTG GCTTACATAGATGCCGTCAATGATCACAAGTTCCATCTGGGACATGCAAATCATGCTTGGCTATGTCTTGACCTTGTTGAGGTGTTGTGCCAGCTAGCAGAGAAGGGTCATGCAGGTTCTGTTCGACCAATGCTGGAGTATCCTCTCAAGCACTGCCCTGAAGTTTTGTTGCTGGGGATGGCGAGCATAAAT ACGATATATAATCTTCTCCAGTATGAAGTTTATTCTATTGTCTTTCCTGAGTTGCTGAAAAGTTCTACTGGGGCTAGTGTGATCCTTCATCTTTGGCATGTCAACCCTAGCCTTCTGCTGCGTGGATTTATAGATGCATTTAACATGGACACGAGTAATATGATTAAGGTTTTGGAGTTGTGCCATGAGCTAAAG ATTCTCTCACTGGTATTGGAGATGGTTCCTTTTTCTTTTGGTATCAGGATGGCTGCCCTTGCTTCTCGAAAAGAACTTGTAGACCTGGAAAAATGGCTGAGTATTAACTTAATTACATATAAAGATACCCTTTTCGAG GAGTGCCTCAAGTTCGTAAAAGAGGTCCAAATCAGCACTCAAGATATGCCACCCACCCGTTTCGATCAGTCTGGATCTCTTTGGAATATATATTCGGAAACAATTTCTACATTTTTAAAG GTCCTGCAAGCTAATACGGCCTCAATTTCTTCTCGCAGTCTCTGCGAGGAAATAGAGAAGCTGAATGTGACTGTTATGCATTCTAATATAAGGGTTGTAAATCCTAGCGCTGCTGATTCCTCAACTGCTGATGGATATGCGGAAGATGTTGAGACAGAGATCAACTCCTATTTTCATCAGATGTTTTCTGGCCAGTTGGCGGTTGATACCATGATTCAAATGCTTGCTCGGTACAAAGAGTCATTTGAAAAGAG GGAACAATCTATATTTGAGTGCATGATTGCAAATCTGTTTGAAGAATATAAATTCTTTTCCAAGTACCCTGAAAGGCAGCTCAAGATTGCGGCAGTTCTTTTTG GATCACTCATTAAGCATCAACTTGTTACTCATCTCACACTTGGCATTGCTTTGCGTGCCGTTTTGGATGCACTGCGCAAACCAGCAGATTCGAAA ATGTTTGTTTTTGGCACCAAAGCTTTAGAACAGTTTGTTGACCGGCTGATTGAGTGGCCACAGTATTGCAATCATATTTTGCAAATATCTCATTTACGTGGTACTCATTCAGAGCTTGTTGCCTTTATTGAACGAGCGCTTGCCAGAATTTCATCAAGCCATTCAGAGTCAGATGTGGGCCACGTTCCTGCTGTGGATCAGCACCAGAATTCAATTACTGCAGCACATGCAGAG ATGCAGGGGTCGTCATTCGTTTCAGTTGGATCTAGTAGCATGTCAATAGCTTCCTCTTCTGTCCAGCTTCAACAAAGGCAGCAGGGTTCTTTAGAAGACAGACATAAAGCTTCCCCACCTTTGTCCAGCTACATGAAACCAGCTTTATCATCTGCAACGAATGCATCAATATCCTCCGCTGATACATCCAGCACTCTGAAG AGTACAGCTAATCCTGCATTATCTTCGACCACTGGTTTTGTTCGTCCCACCCGCTCGACTACCTCAGCAC GGTTTGGCTCTGCTTTAAATATTGAAACACTTGTTGCTGCTGCAGAACGAAGGGAAACTCCAATACAG GCCCCGGCATCCGAAATTCAGGATAAAATATCATTTATCATAAACAACTTATCTCCAGCTAATGCGGAAGCTAAAGCAAGAGAATTTTCCGAGTTCTTCCAAGAGCAATATTATCCTTGGTTTGCGCAGTATTTGGTAATGAAAAG AGCAAGCATCGAACCAAATTTTCATGACCTGTACTTAAAGTTCTTGGACAAAGTTAATTCAAAGCCTTTGAACAAAGAGATTGTGCAAGCTACTTATGAGAACTGCAAG GTTTTGTTGGGATCTGAACTTATAAAATCAAGTTCTGAGGAACGTTCATTGTTAAAGAACCTGGGTAGCTGGCTTGGGAAGATAACGATAGGCAGGAATCAAGTGTTGCGAGCTCGAGAGATTGATCCCAAGTCTTTAATTATTGAG GCTTATGAGAAGGGTTTGATGATTGCATTGATTCCATTTACTTCAAAG ATATTGGAACCTTGTCACAACAGTCTAGCGTATCAACCACCCAATCCTTGGACTATGGGTATCCTTGCATTACTAACTGAGATTTATGCAATGCCAAATTTAAAAATGAACCTTAAGTTTGACATTGAG GTTCTATTTAAAAATCTTGCTGTGGATATGAAAGATGTCACTCCTAGTTCTCTTCTCAAGGACAGACCAAGGGAAACAGAAGGAAATCCAGATTTTTCCAACAAAGATGTTGCACCGCAGGCAGCAATAGTTGGTGATGTTAAGTCTGTAGTGCCTACTCTAAATCAAGTTGAGCTACCACATGATGTTCCTAGTCCAGCCCATCCTCCAGCACATTCTCACTTATTATCCCAG TATACTCCTTCTGTTCATCTTTCTGCGCCAACATTGGAGGATGAGAAGGTGACTCCTTTTGTCTTATCTGATCAGCTCCCTTCTAATCAAGGGCTTTTACAAGTGCAATCTCCGTTTACTATTAGCCAG CTTCCTACACCAGCGTCTAATATTGAACAGCAAGTGGTGGTCAATCCCAAGTTGCATAGTCTGGGACTGCAGCGACATTTCCAGAG TGTACTTCCTGCAGTTATGGATCGGTCTATCAAAGAAATTGTATCTAGTATTGTGCAGCGCAGTGTTTCTATTGCAACTCAAACAACAAAAGAACTAGTGCTAAAg GACTACGCTATGGAATCAGATGAGACTCGAATTCGTAATGCTGCACACTTAATGGTGGCAAGTTTGGCCGGAAGCCTCGCCCATGTGACATGCAAG GAACCTCTCCGTGCTTCAATTACAAGTCACTTGAGAAGCTCAGTCCAGGGTTTGACACTTGCAAACGATCTCCTTGAACAAGCTGTCCAGCTTGTTGCTAATGATAACCTTGATCTGGGATGCGCTCACATTGAACAAGCAGCAACGGAGAAG GCTATACAGACTATTGATGGGGAAATAGCTCAACAACTCTCTATAAGAAGGAAGCAGAGAGAGGGTGTTGGTCCAGCATTTTTTGATACAAGCCTGTATACTCAAGGTCACATGGGGGTTTTACCTGAGTCCCTCCGACCCAAACCTGGGCGTCTGTCGCACTCACAACAGAGAGTCTACGAG GATTTTGTCCGGCTACCCTGGCAAAATCAGTCTAGCCAAGCCTCAAATCTTTCTCCAGTTGGTCCTTCAACATCTGTTAGTAGTGGCGTTTCCCAGGCATATAGTTCAGCATCTGGTCAACTGAATTCTGGTCCGTACTCTGCCCTTGGGAACACAGGAATGGGTGCTGTTGCACATTCCCTTGATCTTGGACCTGAAGAAATGGATGCTGGTCCACTAAAACAACTTAG TGTTTCCACAGTGCCTTCTGGGTTGGCTGAAGGTGTAGTTCAACAAAATTTTGAAAGTGATGCCATCCCTATTTCTTTTTCTTCTGCTTCAACGTCTGAGTTGCAGTCTGCAGAACAAACAATTGCTTCAAAA GAATCTGGAGTATCTGTGCAGTCATTACCTTCTACATCCACAACTGAACGACCTGGAAGCAGCGTCTCAGAACCATTGTTAACTACAGGCGATGCACTGGACAAGTACCAGCTTGTTTCAGAGAAG CTTGAAACTTTAGTAACTATTGATGGTGCAGAAGCTGATGTTCAG GCAATTGTTGCTGAGGTTCCCGGGATCATTGTAAGGTGCATAAGTCGAGATGAGGCTGCATTGGCTGTAGCACAGAAG GTTTTTAAAGGGCTTTATGAAAACGAGTCAAACAATGCACACGTTGGTGCGCAGCTTGCAATTCTTGCTGCCATTCGTGATGTTAGCAAACTTGTTGTCAAGGAGCTGACTAGTTGG GTAATCTACTCCGACGAGGACCGAAAATTCAACATTGATATCACTGTTGGCCTTATTCGAAGCGACTTGCTTAATCTTGCAGAGTATAATGTCCATATGGCGAAGCTTCTTGATGCGGGAAGGAATA AGGCTGCCACGGACTTTGCAGTTTCCCTCATTCAAACTCTAGTGATGAACAATTCTAAAGTCATATCTGAATTACATCATCTTGTTGATGCACTTGCTAAG CTTGCAGCAAGGCCTGGATCTCCTGAGTCGTTACAACAGCTTGTGGAGATTGCTAGAAATCCTTCTTCTAGTGCTACTGGTTTATCTGGTCTTGTTGCCGGGAAAGAGGATAACCTAAGACACTCTAGAGACAGAAAG CAAACTACTGGTCTATCTGCAGCAAGCCGGGAAGAGTATTATCTTTTGGATTCCGTGGAACCAGATCCAGTTGGATTTCGTAATCAG GTCTCAATGCTGTTTGCAGAATGGTATCAGATATGTGAACTTCCTGGGGCAAAGGATGCAGCTTCAGCTCACTTTGTTTTACAGTTGCTGCAAAGTGGGTTGCTGAAAGGGGATGATATGTTGGATAAATTTTTCCGGCTTCTCATG GAACTCTCGGTGTCTCACTGTCTACAATCACATCAACAAACACAGCCGCTGTCTTTCCTTGCTATTGATATATATGCCGCACTTGTCTTTTCAATACTCAAG TTTTTTCCCGCAGACCAGGGATCAAGTAAATTATCTCTGTTGTCTAAG GTTCTGGCGGTTACTGTGAGAACTATTCATAAAGATGCGGAGGAGAAAAAAACAGCTTTCAATCCTAGACCTTATTTCAGGCTGTTCATCAATTGGCTGCTTGACCTGACTACGTTGGAGCCAGTGTCTGATGGTGCAAACTTACAG GTTCTGATAGCACTTGCCAATGCATTCCATGCACTGCAACCTCTTAAAATACCTGCATTCAG CTATGCATGGCTTGAGCTTGTGAGCCACCGTAGTTTCATGCCAAAGTTGCTGACTGGGAATCCTCAGAAGGGTTGGCCTTTTTTCCAGCGTTTACTGGTAGATCTGTTCCAGTTTTTAGAGCCATTCTTGAGGAATGCTGAACTCGGAGAGCCG GTTCATTTTCTGTATAAAGGTTCACTGAGGGTATTGTTAGTGTTACTTCATGATTTCCCAGAGTTCCTCTGTGATTATCATTTTAGCTTCTGCGATGTTATCCCTCCCAGTTGCATACAAATGCGAAATATAATTCTAAGTGCATTTCCTCGCAACATGAGGCTTCCAGATCCTTCAACTCCCAACTTGAAG ATTGATCTGTTGGCGGAGATCACTCAGGCCCCACGTATTCTCTCGGAGGTCGATGCAGCTCTGAGAGCGAAGCAGATTAAGAGTGACGTTGATGAATTCCTAAAG ACAAAGCAACAgggatcttcttttctttctgaGTTGAAGCAAAAATTGATGCTTCCACCAAGTGATGCTGCTCGAGCTGGAACACGGTACAATGTACCTCTGCTGAACTCCCTTGTACTTTATGTTGGAATGCAG GCTATACAGCAGCTGCAGGCAAGAACTCCCCCTCATGCACAGGCAAGCGTCTCATTGGCTGCATTCCATGTGGGTGCTGCTTTAGACATTTTTCAGTTATTAATCACAGAGCTAGACACAGAAGGGCGGTACCTCTTCCTGAATGCTGTTGCTAACCAACTACGTTATCCAAACAATCATACACATTATTTCTCGTTCATCTTGCTCTACTTGTTTGCAGAATCAAACCAG GAAGTAATCCAGGAACAAATTACCAGAGTCTTATTGGAACGCCTCATTGTCAATCGACCTCATCCTTGGGGCCTACTAATCACGTTCATTGAACTCATAAAG AATCCGAGATACAACTTCTGGAGTCGGTCTTTTACCAGGTGTGCGCCGGAGATTGAGAAGCTCTTTGAGTCAGTCTCGAGATCATGCGGGGGTCCGAAACCCGTGGAAGAAGGGGTGGTTTCAGGCGGGTTGCCAGACATGCACTAG